In one window of Thalassotalea agarivorans DNA:
- a CDS encoding riboflavin synthase, with product MFTGIIESVGEVTQISPQADGARVTIAVNQLDMSDVKLGDSIASNGVCLTVVAFDKKSFSADISAETLSRTNWQHYNIGQRINLEKAMLPTTRFGGHMVSGHVDTVAKIQAIEHTGNSSQYWIEMGADIAPFIAEKGSVTIDGVSLTVNSVESAQFRLTIVPHTAAETIISHYKTGDTVNLEIDVIARYTHRLLQFAGKDMPQQHNSITEATLAKAGFIR from the coding sequence ATGTTTACAGGAATAATTGAGTCTGTTGGTGAAGTTACCCAAATCAGCCCACAAGCTGATGGCGCTCGCGTTACCATCGCTGTTAATCAATTGGATATGTCCGATGTAAAACTCGGTGACTCAATCGCGAGCAACGGCGTGTGTTTAACCGTGGTTGCGTTTGACAAAAAGAGCTTTAGCGCAGATATATCGGCAGAAACACTATCCCGTACTAACTGGCAACATTACAACATTGGCCAGCGAATTAATTTAGAAAAAGCCATGTTACCAACCACCCGTTTTGGTGGGCATATGGTGTCGGGGCATGTTGATACGGTTGCTAAAATTCAAGCGATTGAACATACGGGCAACAGCAGTCAATACTGGATTGAGATGGGCGCAGACATTGCACCTTTTATCGCTGAAAAAGGCAGTGTCACTATCGATGGTGTTAGTTTAACAGTCAACAGCGTAGAATCTGCACAATTTAGACTGACTATCGTGCCACATACTGCAGCTGAAACCATCATTAGTCATTACAAGACGGGCGACACCGTCAATTTAGAGATCGATGTGATTGCTCGCTACACACATCGTCTTTTGCAATTTGCTGGCAAAGATATGCCACAACAACACAATAGTATTACTGAAGCAACGCTAGCGAAAGCGGGCTTCATTCGTTAA
- a CDS encoding ketopantoate reductase family protein has product MNIVVVGQGAMGLLWYGKLSRLNHQITLKASTEGFSLDPILQLTETSGSNSRYILKDCVPKDFRNANIVIVAVKSYQVNDAMLQLHRYINKNCVVIYTHNGLLDEEVYYPPTYDNIPSMLLLTTHGCKKHTTHHIEHTGEGRSMLGWLKDTGSVAHEKLITSVLNQALPTVTWHDDIKTQQWSKLAINCVINPLTAIHDVDNGALCDEQYKEDISTIIAEVVAVAKTQGIALDASMLEAQAIATANATASNTSSMRADLLAGRKSEIDEINGAIVALAKGKKVSVKLNESLVAQVKAKENA; this is encoded by the coding sequence GTGAATATCGTTGTTGTCGGGCAGGGAGCAATGGGCCTGCTATGGTATGGCAAGTTATCCCGTTTAAATCATCAAATTACCTTAAAAGCGTCAACTGAAGGCTTTAGTTTAGATCCCATCTTACAGCTCACTGAAACCAGTGGCAGTAACAGTCGTTACATACTAAAAGACTGTGTGCCTAAAGATTTTCGCAATGCCAATATTGTTATCGTTGCGGTTAAAAGTTATCAAGTAAATGATGCCATGTTGCAACTGCATCGTTATATCAACAAAAACTGCGTGGTTATCTATACCCACAATGGTTTGTTGGACGAAGAGGTATATTACCCACCGACCTATGACAACATCCCTTCGATGTTGTTACTCACCACGCATGGCTGTAAAAAGCATACCACGCATCATATAGAACATACGGGTGAAGGTCGTTCAATGCTGGGTTGGTTAAAAGATACCGGCAGCGTTGCACATGAAAAACTGATCACCAGCGTGTTAAATCAGGCGTTGCCCACAGTTACTTGGCACGATGATATAAAAACACAACAGTGGTCTAAACTTGCGATAAATTGCGTTATCAATCCACTAACGGCGATACATGATGTCGACAATGGTGCGCTTTGTGACGAACAATACAAAGAAGATATTTCGACAATAATTGCCGAAGTTGTTGCTGTTGCGAAAACACAAGGTATTGCACTTGATGCGAGCATGTTAGAAGCACAAGCTATCGCCACGGCAAATGCGACAGCAAGCAATACCTCATCTATGCGCGCAGATTTGTTAGCCGGTAGAAAAAGCGAAATAGACGAAATAAACGGTGCTATCGTTGCGCTAGCAAAAGGTAAGAAAGTGAGCGTCAAACTAAACGAATCACTTGTTGCGCAAGTAAAAGCAAAAGAAAACGCTTAA
- the ribD gene encoding bifunctional diaminohydroxyphosphoribosylaminopyrimidine deaminase/5-amino-6-(5-phosphoribosylamino)uracil reductase RibD, giving the protein MREYSSQDYHYMTRAIALAKRGLYTTSPNPRVGCVIVNNGEVVGEGYHRKAGEGHAEVNALAQAKALAKGATVYVTLEPCSHYGRTPPCAKALIDAQVSKVICAMVDPNPTVAGNGIAMLKTAGIACSAGLLGDEAKALNPGFITLMEQKRPYVRCKLAASLDGKTAMASGESQWITSENSRQDVQRLRAQSCAIITGADSVITDNARMSVRKEQLADNDYPLPEIRQPIRIVIDSQQRLTPDLAIFSDKAPVLVFTKGPVNKVQWPDFVEHIECPTVESQSGHKIDLAFVLDTLAARGLNDILIEAGATLCGAFIERHLVDELVLYQAPMLLGNEAKSLVNMPSVTTLAQASKLTFKDVRQVGNDLRLTLSIEK; this is encoded by the coding sequence GTGCGTGAATATAGCTCACAAGACTACCATTATATGACGCGAGCAATTGCCCTAGCTAAGCGAGGTCTTTATACCACGTCGCCTAATCCCAGAGTGGGCTGTGTCATCGTGAATAATGGCGAAGTTGTGGGTGAAGGTTATCACCGCAAAGCAGGAGAAGGTCACGCCGAAGTTAATGCGCTTGCACAGGCTAAAGCACTTGCAAAAGGTGCAACTGTGTATGTCACGCTTGAACCTTGCAGCCATTATGGGCGCACTCCACCCTGTGCCAAAGCATTGATTGATGCGCAGGTATCTAAAGTAATATGTGCCATGGTTGATCCAAACCCAACCGTTGCAGGTAATGGTATTGCGATGTTAAAAACCGCGGGCATAGCCTGCAGCGCAGGGTTATTAGGCGATGAAGCGAAAGCGCTTAACCCTGGCTTTATTACTTTGATGGAGCAAAAACGCCCGTACGTTCGCTGCAAGTTAGCGGCGAGTCTTGATGGTAAAACCGCCATGGCTTCTGGTGAAAGTCAGTGGATTACATCAGAAAATAGTCGCCAAGATGTTCAGCGATTACGTGCTCAAAGTTGCGCGATTATTACAGGTGCAGATTCGGTTATCACCGATAATGCGCGAATGTCCGTAAGAAAGGAGCAATTAGCCGATAACGACTATCCTTTGCCTGAGATTCGCCAGCCAATTCGTATCGTCATTGATTCTCAGCAAAGGCTTACGCCTGATTTGGCAATATTTAGTGACAAAGCACCAGTCTTGGTTTTCACCAAAGGGCCGGTAAATAAGGTACAATGGCCTGATTTTGTCGAGCACATAGAATGCCCGACGGTAGAGAGCCAAAGTGGGCACAAAATTGATTTGGCTTTTGTTCTCGATACGCTCGCAGCTAGAGGGTTGAATGACATATTGATAGAAGCGGGCGCAACACTCTGTGGCGCTTTTATCGAGCGGCACTTAGTCGATGAATTAGTGCTATATCAAGCACCTATGTTATTGGGTAATGAAGCAAAAAGTTTGGTTAATATGCCGAGTGTGACTACACTTGCGCAAGCAAGCAAACTTACCTTTAAAGATGTTAGGCAAGTTGGCAACGATTTACGTTTAACCCTTTCAATAGAAAAGTAG
- the ribBA gene encoding bifunctional 3,4-dihydroxy-2-butanone-4-phosphate synthase/GTP cyclohydrolase II, which yields MQLNTPQELIEDIAAGKMVILMDDEDRENEGDFIMAAELVTPEAINFMATHGRGLICMPMTIDRCKQLDLPLMVDKNDAQFTTNFTVSIEAAEGVTTGISAADRATTVLAAVAKNANKHSVVQPGHIFPLMAKDGGVLNRAGHTEAGVDLARLAGLEPAAVIVEILNEDGTMARRPDLEVIAKKHGIKMGTIADLIEHRNATETTIERISQCKLPTAYGDFDLTVFKDTIDGMAHFALTKGEVNPETPVLVRVHLENTFRDLLHSHRESVNKWPISDALQRIGEEGGVLVLLGKHESPLELIAQVEKYAKLDAGETVKEVKRHVGSRNVGVGSQILSNLGVGKMRLLSSQTKYHSLSGFGLEVVEYINE from the coding sequence ATGCAATTAAATACGCCACAAGAACTCATTGAAGACATTGCCGCAGGCAAGATGGTCATCTTAATGGATGATGAAGATCGTGAAAATGAAGGCGATTTTATTATGGCGGCAGAGTTGGTTACGCCTGAGGCAATCAACTTTATGGCGACACATGGGCGCGGACTTATTTGTATGCCTATGACGATAGACCGTTGTAAGCAACTTGATTTGCCTTTGATGGTAGATAAGAATGACGCCCAATTTACCACTAACTTTACGGTTTCAATAGAGGCGGCCGAAGGCGTTACTACGGGCATTTCAGCAGCAGATAGAGCAACAACTGTGTTAGCTGCGGTGGCAAAAAACGCTAACAAACACTCGGTTGTACAGCCAGGTCATATTTTTCCATTAATGGCGAAAGACGGTGGTGTGTTAAACCGTGCAGGGCATACAGAAGCGGGTGTTGATTTAGCGAGATTAGCAGGGCTTGAACCTGCCGCAGTTATTGTCGAAATTCTTAATGAAGATGGCACCATGGCGCGACGTCCAGACTTGGAAGTTATCGCGAAAAAGCATGGCATCAAAATGGGTACAATCGCGGATTTGATCGAACACCGTAATGCTACAGAAACAACAATTGAGCGAATTTCTCAGTGTAAGCTACCAACCGCTTATGGTGATTTTGATTTAACGGTATTTAAGGACACTATCGATGGTATGGCGCACTTTGCTTTAACCAAAGGTGAAGTAAATCCAGAGACTCCGGTCCTCGTGCGTGTGCACTTAGAAAACACATTTAGAGATCTGCTGCATAGTCACCGTGAAAGCGTTAATAAATGGCCAATTTCTGATGCACTTCAGCGCATTGGTGAAGAGGGCGGAGTACTTGTGCTATTGGGTAAACATGAGTCGCCGCTTGAGTTAATCGCGCAAGTAGAGAAATACGCTAAGCTTGACGCAGGTGAAACAGTAAAAGAAGTTAAGCGCCATGTTGGCTCGCGCAACGTAGGTGTTGGTTCACAAATTCTTTCGAATTTGGGCGTTGGTAAAATGCGCTTGCTAAGCTCACAAACTAAATATCATTCGTTGTCTGGATTTGGCCTTGAAGTTGTCGAATACATAAACGAATAA
- the xseB gene encoding exodeoxyribonuclease VII small subunit — MTTKKDENMSFETALSSLENIVQQLEKGDLPLEQAMALFEQGLALSKTTQQTLQQAEQKIKVLMDKHQDAPLQDFELTQDDQ; from the coding sequence ATGACAACTAAAAAAGATGAAAATATGTCGTTTGAAACGGCATTATCTTCCTTAGAAAACATAGTGCAACAACTAGAAAAAGGCGACCTGCCGCTTGAGCAGGCGATGGCACTTTTTGAGCAAGGACTGGCGCTAAGCAAAACAACCCAACAAACGTTGCAGCAAGCCGAACAAAAGATAAAAGTGCTGATGGACAAGCATCAAGACGCACCTTTACAAGATTTTGAGTTAACGCAGGACGATCAATAG
- the dxs gene encoding 1-deoxy-D-xylulose-5-phosphate synthase produces the protein MTINLADYPLIANIDSPDDLRALSQDKLEQASNELRQYLLDSVSKSSGHFASGLGTIELTVALHYVYNTPFDQLIWDVGHQAYPHKILTGRRDQLHTIRQKEGLHPFPWREESEYDVLSVGHSSTSISAALGLAVAAEKEAKDRKVVAVIGDGAMTAGMAFEALNHAGDIKKDMLVVLNDNEMSISENVGALNNHFAKMLSGSLFHGFREGSKAILKTIPPIKEFASRAEEHLKGMVVPSTFFEELGFNYIGPIDGHDVNGLVDTIRNMRNLKGPQILHVVTKKGKGYEQAEQDPIKYHAVPKFDPSETTLPKSAPSVPTYSAVFGDWLCKTAEQDEQLAAITPAMREGSGMVEFSKRFPDKYFDVAIAEQHAVTFAAGLAIGGHNTVVAIYSSFLQRGYDQLIHDIAIQNLPVLFAIDRAGIVGADGPTHQGAFDLSYMRCIPNLVIMTPANERECQLMLTTGHRLNQPAAVRYPRGNGEGIDLPAINETIEVGKANVIRTGKDVAILSFGTMLSAASEAADALDATLVDMRFVKPLDEALLATFATQYNTIVTVEDNAIAGGAGSAVGEFLASQKYDGALLHIGLPDEFIKHGTQAEIHHELGTDGKGILAKIKAFIG, from the coding sequence ATGACAATTAATCTTGCGGATTACCCGCTGATTGCCAATATTGACAGCCCAGATGATTTGCGCGCGTTGTCGCAAGACAAGTTGGAGCAAGCAAGTAATGAGCTGCGCCAGTATCTACTTGATTCTGTCAGTAAAAGTAGTGGCCATTTTGCATCTGGCCTAGGGACTATTGAACTAACAGTAGCCTTGCACTATGTGTATAACACACCATTTGACCAACTAATATGGGATGTTGGCCATCAAGCCTACCCGCACAAAATTTTAACGGGCCGCAGAGATCAATTACATACTATCCGTCAAAAAGAAGGCTTACACCCGTTCCCTTGGCGTGAAGAAAGTGAATACGACGTGCTTAGCGTTGGTCACTCAAGTACTTCAATATCAGCTGCTTTAGGTTTAGCTGTGGCAGCCGAAAAAGAAGCGAAAGATCGTAAAGTGGTTGCTGTTATTGGCGATGGTGCAATGACAGCAGGTATGGCATTTGAAGCGCTAAATCATGCTGGTGATATTAAAAAAGATATGTTGGTTGTTCTCAACGACAATGAAATGTCGATTTCAGAAAATGTCGGTGCACTAAACAATCACTTTGCCAAGATGCTTTCTGGTAGCTTGTTTCACGGTTTTAGAGAAGGCAGTAAGGCCATTCTTAAAACGATTCCGCCAATCAAAGAATTTGCGTCTCGTGCCGAAGAGCACTTAAAAGGTATGGTTGTACCTAGCACCTTTTTTGAAGAGCTAGGTTTTAATTATATCGGCCCAATCGACGGTCACGACGTCAATGGTTTAGTCGACACTATCCGCAATATGCGTAACCTTAAAGGTCCGCAAATACTGCATGTGGTGACTAAAAAAGGAAAAGGGTACGAACAAGCAGAGCAAGATCCAATCAAGTACCATGCGGTACCAAAATTTGATCCAAGCGAAACTACCCTGCCTAAATCAGCACCTAGTGTACCGACCTATTCAGCCGTATTTGGCGACTGGTTATGTAAAACCGCTGAACAAGATGAACAATTAGCGGCTATTACGCCTGCGATGCGTGAAGGCTCTGGTATGGTGGAGTTTAGCAAGCGCTTTCCAGATAAATATTTTGACGTTGCCATTGCTGAGCAGCATGCTGTCACCTTCGCAGCTGGCTTAGCGATCGGTGGACACAATACCGTTGTCGCTATCTACTCAAGTTTCTTGCAACGAGGTTATGATCAGCTTATCCATGATATTGCTATTCAAAATCTACCGGTATTGTTTGCAATCGACCGCGCCGGCATTGTTGGTGCTGATGGACCAACACACCAAGGTGCGTTTGATTTAAGTTATATGCGCTGTATTCCAAACCTGGTTATCATGACACCCGCTAATGAACGCGAATGTCAGCTAATGTTGACCACTGGCCATAGGTTAAATCAGCCGGCAGCAGTGCGATACCCAAGAGGCAACGGTGAAGGTATAGATTTACCAGCAATCAACGAAACTATTGAAGTGGGTAAAGCCAACGTTATTAGAACAGGTAAAGACGTCGCCATACTTAGCTTTGGCACTATGCTTTCTGCCGCTAGCGAGGCAGCAGATGCACTAGATGCAACCTTGGTTGATATGCGATTTGTTAAGCCGCTGGACGAAGCATTGTTAGCGACCTTTGCTACACAGTACAACACCATAGTAACAGTGGAAGACAATGCTATTGCTGGTGGCGCGGGTTCAGCCGTGGGTGAATTCTTAGCGAGCCAAAAATATGATGGCGCTTTGCTTCACATTGGCTTACCTGATGAATTTATCAAACACGGTACGCAAGCTGAAATTCATCACGAACTTGGTACGGATGGTAAAGGAATATTGGCCAAGATTAAGGCCTTTATTGGATAA
- the ispA gene encoding (2E,6E)-farnesyl diphosphate synthase, protein MKTLANLATYQQRSNQFLQQAISNLAITDKKLLEAMEYALLIGGKRMRPFLAYTTGEVFGANLEDIDAIAAAIECIHAYSLIHDDLPAMDDDDLRRGKPTCHIAFDEATAILAGDALQTLAFDLLANHPFKAVTSAEQVQLISMLAKASGYQGMCGGQAMDLSATNSRISLEQLEHIHALKTGALLKASMLMALKCTKVEASAYNTCERFAHLIGLAYQVQDDIIDVTSTDEELGKPAGSDVAANKSTYPALLGLQKSKEKADQLYSEALQALDSLPYNTQNLADFATFIVKRVS, encoded by the coding sequence GTGAAGACACTCGCTAATCTTGCGACCTATCAACAAAGAAGCAACCAATTTCTACAACAGGCGATTAGCAACCTAGCTATTACCGACAAAAAGCTACTCGAAGCTATGGAATATGCCTTGCTCATTGGCGGAAAGCGTATGCGTCCATTTTTAGCGTATACAACGGGTGAAGTTTTTGGCGCAAACTTAGAAGATATCGACGCGATTGCAGCGGCAATAGAGTGCATACACGCCTATTCACTTATCCATGACGACTTACCGGCGATGGATGATGATGATTTACGCCGAGGCAAACCTACCTGTCACATTGCTTTTGATGAAGCCACCGCAATTCTAGCAGGTGATGCACTGCAAACTCTGGCCTTTGACTTACTGGCTAACCATCCATTTAAAGCCGTTACAAGCGCCGAACAAGTTCAGTTAATCAGTATGCTAGCAAAAGCTTCTGGCTATCAAGGTATGTGTGGTGGTCAAGCGATGGATCTTAGCGCAACCAATAGCCGTATATCGTTAGAGCAGTTAGAACATATCCATGCGTTAAAAACAGGAGCGTTGCTTAAGGCTTCCATGTTAATGGCTTTAAAATGTACTAAAGTTGAAGCGAGCGCATACAATACTTGCGAACGCTTTGCCCATTTAATTGGACTAGCTTACCAAGTGCAAGACGATATAATCGATGTTACATCTACCGATGAAGAATTAGGAAAACCTGCTGGATCCGACGTTGCTGCAAACAAAAGTACCTATCCTGCATTACTTGGTTTACAAAAATCAAAAGAAAAAGCTGACCAGTTATACAGTGAAGCACTTCAAGCATTAGACAGTTTGCCTTACAATACGCAAAATTTAGCAGACTTTGCCACGTTTATCGTCAAACGTGTGAGCTAA
- the thiI gene encoding tRNA uracil 4-sulfurtransferase ThiI — protein sequence MKFIVKLQAEITIKSRPVRKRFTKILESNIKNVLRRVDPQVKTAMHWDSIEVNTADESAENRTKLIETLKCIPGIPQFIEVKQSTFTDLDDVFKQTLAVHAKTIENKSFCVRIKRSGDHDFNSIKAEQYVGGGLNQSVESARVKLKNPDVTIRLEIKKDKLFIITELHKGLGGFPIATQEDVLSLMSGGFDSGVSSYQMIRKGARTHFCFFNLGGSAHEVGVKEVSYYLWDKFGASHRVKFYAVDFEPVVAEILEKVENGQMGVVLKRMMFRAASKIAEKAGIQSLVTGESLGQVSSQTLTNLNVIDRVTETLVLRPLTAYDKQEIIDIARDIGTEDFAKTIPEYCGVISKKPTVKAILSKVESEEDNFDFGILDKVVEDVRIFDIRDIGQESEKEVAAVDTVESFTADDVVLDIRSPEEEDENPLDLEGVEVKHIPFYKLATQFGDLAQDKNYLLYCDRGVMSKLQALYLHDSGFKNVKVYRP from the coding sequence ATGAAGTTTATTGTTAAATTGCAGGCAGAAATTACGATTAAAAGTCGTCCGGTTCGTAAACGTTTTACTAAGATATTGGAATCCAATATCAAGAACGTTTTGCGCCGCGTAGACCCGCAAGTTAAAACAGCAATGCATTGGGATTCAATCGAAGTAAATACGGCAGACGAATCGGCAGAGAATCGTACTAAATTAATTGAAACACTCAAGTGCATTCCAGGTATTCCACAGTTTATTGAAGTTAAGCAGTCTACTTTTACAGACCTCGACGATGTGTTTAAACAAACGTTAGCGGTACACGCAAAAACAATTGAAAATAAGAGTTTTTGTGTACGTATAAAACGTAGTGGCGATCATGATTTTAACTCTATCAAAGCTGAGCAATATGTTGGTGGCGGGCTAAATCAATCGGTTGAAAGTGCGCGTGTTAAATTGAAAAATCCAGACGTGACGATTCGCTTGGAAATCAAAAAAGACAAACTATTCATCATCACCGAGCTACATAAAGGCTTAGGTGGTTTTCCTATTGCAACACAAGAAGATGTGTTGTCACTAATGTCTGGTGGTTTTGATTCAGGTGTGTCTAGCTATCAAATGATTCGCAAGGGTGCTCGCACTCACTTTTGTTTCTTTAATTTGGGTGGCAGCGCGCATGAAGTGGGCGTAAAAGAAGTAAGCTACTATCTTTGGGATAAGTTTGGCGCGTCACATCGAGTGAAGTTTTATGCTGTTGACTTTGAACCTGTCGTTGCCGAGATTTTAGAGAAAGTTGAAAATGGCCAAATGGGCGTTGTGCTTAAACGCATGATGTTTAGAGCAGCTAGTAAGATTGCTGAAAAAGCTGGCATTCAGTCATTAGTAACAGGTGAAAGTCTAGGTCAGGTATCTAGCCAAACGTTAACTAACTTAAACGTGATTGATCGCGTTACTGAAACTTTAGTGTTACGTCCACTTACCGCGTATGACAAACAAGAAATCATTGATATTGCGCGCGATATTGGCACGGAAGATTTTGCTAAAACTATTCCTGAATACTGCGGCGTGATTTCTAAAAAGCCGACAGTTAAGGCGATATTGTCTAAAGTTGAGTCAGAAGAAGATAACTTTGATTTTGGCATTTTAGACAAGGTTGTTGAAGATGTACGCATCTTTGATATTCGCGATATTGGACAAGAATCTGAAAAAGAAGTCGCCGCTGTAGATACAGTTGAAAGCTTTACCGCAGATGATGTTGTGCTAGACATTCGTAGCCCAGAAGAGGAAGACGAAAATCCGCTCGACTTAGAAGGTGTTGAAGTTAAGCATATTCCATTTTACAAGTTAGCGACTCAGTTCGGCGATCTTGCGCAAGACAAAAATTATTTACTTTATTGCGACCGTGGCGTAATGAGCAAACTTCAGGCCTTATATTTGCACGATAGTGGTTTTAAAAATGTGAAGGTCTATCGTCCGTAG
- the glyA gene encoding serine hydroxymethyltransferase gives MLKRDMNIADYDAELFAAMEKEVARQEAHVELIASENYCSPRVLEAQGSQLTNKYAEGYPGKRYYGGCEYVDVAEQLAIERAKELFGAEYANVQPHAGSQANAAVFQALVTPGAKVLGMSLAHGGHLTHGSHVNFSGKLYEAIQYGLHPETGEIDYDEVERLAQEHKPEMIIGGFSAYSGIVDWARMRKIADSVGAYFMVDMAHVAGLIAAGLYPNPVPHAHVVTTTTHKTLAGPRGGLIVSACGDEDIYKKLNSAVFPGGQGGPLMHVIAAKAVAFKEALAPEFKTYQQNVLDNAKAMVAVLQERGYKVVSNGTDNHLLLLDLIDKDITGKDADAALGRAHITVNKNSVPNDPRSPFVTSGLRLGTPAITRRGFGLEETKALTGWICDILDDIENEAVIEEVKAKVTELCSRFPVYA, from the coding sequence ATGTTGAAACGCGATATGAATATTGCTGATTACGATGCTGAACTTTTTGCAGCAATGGAAAAAGAAGTTGCCCGCCAAGAAGCGCACGTAGAGCTTATTGCGTCTGAAAACTATTGTAGCCCACGCGTGCTAGAAGCGCAGGGTTCACAGTTAACAAACAAATATGCTGAAGGTTACCCTGGAAAGCGTTATTACGGCGGTTGTGAGTATGTAGATGTTGCAGAGCAACTTGCAATTGAACGCGCGAAAGAATTGTTCGGCGCTGAATATGCAAACGTACAACCACATGCTGGTTCACAAGCTAATGCCGCAGTTTTTCAAGCATTAGTTACACCAGGTGCAAAAGTACTTGGTATGAGCTTAGCGCACGGTGGTCACTTAACGCATGGTTCACATGTTAACTTTTCAGGTAAATTGTACGAAGCAATTCAATATGGTCTTCACCCTGAAACAGGTGAAATCGACTACGACGAAGTAGAGCGTTTAGCACAAGAGCACAAGCCAGAAATGATTATCGGTGGCTTTTCAGCCTACTCTGGTATCGTTGACTGGGCACGTATGCGTAAAATCGCAGACAGTGTTGGTGCGTACTTCATGGTTGATATGGCTCACGTTGCCGGTCTTATTGCTGCTGGCTTGTATCCAAATCCAGTACCACACGCTCATGTTGTTACAACAACAACACACAAAACACTAGCTGGCCCTCGTGGTGGTTTGATTGTGTCTGCATGTGGTGATGAGGACATCTACAAGAAATTAAATTCAGCTGTATTCCCAGGTGGTCAAGGCGGCCCATTGATGCACGTTATTGCAGCAAAAGCTGTTGCGTTTAAAGAAGCATTGGCACCAGAGTTTAAAACTTACCAGCAAAACGTTTTAGACAATGCAAAAGCGATGGTTGCTGTACTGCAAGAGCGTGGTTATAAAGTCGTATCTAACGGTACTGACAATCACTTACTATTGCTAGACCTTATCGACAAAGATATTACAGGTAAAGATGCAGACGCTGCACTAGGTAGAGCGCACATTACTGTAAACAAAAACTCGGTACCTAACGATCCTCGTTCTCCTTTTGTAACGTCTGGTCTGCGTTTAGGTACACCAGCGATCACTCGCCGTGGTTTTGGTCTTGAAGAAACTAAAGCATTAACCGGTTGGATTTGTGACATTTTAGATGACATCGAAAATGAAGCTGTTATCGAAGAAGTAAAAGCGAAAGTGACAGAACTTTGTTCTCGCTTCCCTGTTTACGCATAA
- the nrdR gene encoding transcriptional regulator NrdR, producing MYCPFCTANDTKVIDSRLVSDGHQVRRRRECNECHERFTTFESAELVMPRIIKRDGSREPFNEEKMRSGLLRALEKRPVSLEETELAVNKVQSQLRATGEREVSSEMLGNLIMEQLKALDKVAYIRFASVYRSFEDIKEFGEEIAKLGE from the coding sequence ATGTATTGTCCTTTTTGCACAGCAAACGACACTAAAGTTATCGACTCTCGATTAGTCTCTGACGGGCATCAAGTGCGTCGTCGCCGAGAATGCAATGAATGCCATGAAAGATTCACCACCTTTGAATCTGCTGAATTAGTGATGCCGCGCATCATCAAAAGAGATGGTTCTCGTGAACCCTTCAATGAAGAAAAAATGCGTTCTGGCTTGCTTCGTGCGTTAGAAAAGCGTCCCGTCAGCTTAGAAGAAACCGAATTAGCGGTGAACAAGGTACAGTCTCAATTGCGAGCCACGGGTGAGCGGGAAGTATCTAGCGAAATGTTGGGTAACTTGATTATGGAGCAACTTAAAGCATTGGATAAGGTTGCCTACATTCGATTTGCCTCAGTGTATCGCTCTTTTGAAGATATCAAAGAGTTTGGCGAAGAAATCGCAAAATTAGGTGAATAA